Proteins from one Neodiprion fabricii isolate iyNeoFabr1 chromosome 5, iyNeoFabr1.1, whole genome shotgun sequence genomic window:
- the LOC124183466 gene encoding FUN14 domain-containing protein 1A isoform X3, whose product MPYRRELQIFLQRNNMSLPVAKRGKDDANKEIIDLKDVSKEAKSMIEKILGDVSKTSATKQIVIGTASGWTTGFLTMKVGKVAAFALGGGIIILQIAAHKGYIKVNWDKIQKKAEKLSDKVEEKVTGEGPKFMDKVGQWSRNNTYLATGFVGGFLIGLAS is encoded by the exons ATGCCGTACCGACGTGaactgcaaatttttttacaacg AAATAACATGAGTCTTCCTGTTGCGAAGCGAGGCAAAGACGACGCTAACAAAGAGATTATCGATCTTAAGGACGTTTCCAAAGAGGCGAAGagtatgattgaaaaaattttgggtgacgttAGCAAGACTTCGGCTACTAAGCAAATCGTCATCGGCACTGCTTCAGGATG GACAACCGGTTTCCTCACAATGAAGGTGGGAAAGGTGGCTGCGTTCGCTTTGGGTGGAGGAATTATCATTCTTCAAATAGCCGCACATAAGGGATACATAAAAGTAAATTGGGATAAGATACAGAAGAAAGCAGAAAAATTGTCCGACAAGGTGGAAGAAAAAGTAACCGGCGAAGGACCCAAATTCATGGATAAG GTAGGGCAATGGTCTCGAAACAACACATATCTGGCGACAGGTTTCGTCGGTGGTTTCCTTATCGGTCTAGCGTCTTAA
- the LOC124183465 gene encoding elongation factor 1-alpha, which translates to MGKEKVHINIVVIGHVDSGKSTTTGHLIYKCGGIDKRTIEKFEKEAQEMGKGSFKYAWVLDKLKAERERGITIDIALWKFETAKYYVTIIDAPGHRDFIKNMITGTSQADCAVLIVAAGTGEFEAGISKNGQTREHALLAFTLGVKQLIVGVNKMDSTEPPYSEARFEEIKKEVSSYIKKIGYTPAAVAFVPISGWHGDNMLEPSSKMPWFKGWAVERKEGKADGKCLIEALDAILPPSRPTDKALRLPLQDVYKIGGIGTVPVGRVETGVLKPGTVVTFAPAGLTTEVKSVEMHHEALTEAVPGDNVGFNVKNVSVKELRRGYVAGDSKNNPPKGAADFTAQVIVLNHPGQISNGYTPVLDCHTAHIACKFAEIKEKCDRRTGKTTEENPKAIKSGDAAIVTLVPSKPMCVEAFQEFPPLGRFAVRDMRQTVAVGVIKAVSFKDATGKVTKAAEKAQKKK; encoded by the exons ATGGGAAAGGAAAAGGTTCACATCAATATCGTTGTCATCGGACACGTAGATTCCGGTAAATCGACCACCACTGGTCACCTTATCTACAAGTGCGGTGGTATCGACAAACGTACCATCGAAAAGTTTGAGAAGGAAGCTCAGGAG ATGGGTAAAGGTTCCTTCAAGTACGCATGGGTCTTGGACAAGCTGAAAGCCGAACGTGAACGTGGTATCACGATTGATATCGCCctttggaaatttgaaactgCCAAGTACTATGTGACTATCATCGATGCTCCGGGACACAGAGATTTCATTAAGAACATGATCACTGGTACGTCTCAGGCCGACTGTGCAGTGTTGATTGTGGCTGCTGGTACGGGAGAATTCGAAGCTGGTATTTCCAAGAACGGTCAGACCCGTGAGCACGCACTACTTGCCTTCACCCTCGGCGTCAAGCAGCTCATCGTTGGTGTCAATAAAATGGACTCCACTGAGCCGCCATACTCGGAGGCTCGTTTCGAGGAAATTAAGAAGGAAGTTTCCTCCTATATCAAGAAGATTGGTTACACCCCAGCTGCTGTCGCTTTCGTTCCCATCTCAGGGTGGCACGGAGACAACATGCTCGAGCCCTCGAGCAAGATGCCATGGTTCAAGGGATGGGCCGTCGAACGCAAGGAAGGCAAAGCTGATGGAAAGTGTCTCATTGAGGCACTCGATGCCATCCTCCCACCCAGCAGACCTACCGATAAGGCTCTGCGTCTTCCCCTGCAG GACGTTTACAAGATTGGAGGTATTGGAACGGTGCCCGTAGGCCGTGTAGAAACTGGAGTTCTGAAGCCAGGTACCGTCGTAACCTTTGCTCCAGCAGGTCTCACGACTGAAGTAAAATCCGTCGAGATGCACCACGAGGCTTTGACTGAAGCCGTGCCCGGCGACAACGTTGGTTTCAACGTAAAGAACGTTTCCGTCAAGGAACTTCGTCGTGGATATGTTGCCGGTGACTCTAAGAACAATCCGCCCAAGGGCGCCGCCGATTTCACCGCTCAG GTAATCGTTTTGAACCACCCCGGTCAGATCAGCAACGGTTATACGCCAGTGTTGGACTGTCACACGGCACATATAGCGTGCAAGTTCGCCGAGATTAAGGAGAAATGCGACCGACGTACGGGTAAAACGACTGAGGAGAATCCAAAGGCGATAAAGTCGGGAGACGCGGCCATCGTGACTCTGGTGCCGAGCAAGCCGATGTGCGTCGAAGCCTTCCAAGAATTCCCGCCATTGGGGCGCTTCGCTGTGCGTGACATGCGTCAGACTGTCGCTGTCGGTGTTATCAAGGCAGTCAGCTTCAAGGATGCCACAGGCAAAGTCACCAAGGCCGCCGAGAAGGCacagaagaagaaataa
- the LOC124183464 gene encoding integrator complex subunit 9 isoform X2, which produces MKLYCLSSEPTKPCLVLSFKGITLMLDCGLNMQSILNFMPMPMVPSAKFNSLPSWVPRDNNQDWQIEGELKENCGRVFVDSTPEFCPPLEKITDFSEIDAILISNYTCMLALPFITEGTGFKGIVYATEPTLQIGRFFMEELVEFIEQTPKAMLAKHWKEMLHVLPPPLADAMKPKSWKHLYSMAAVNSSLAHIQMVGYDQKLDIYGALTVTPISSGYCLGSSNWLISCDHEKVAYVSGSSTLTTHPRPMEQTTLKHANMLILTGLTQTPTANPDTMLGELCMTVAMTLRAGGCVLIPCYPSGVVYDLFECLSTHLDKSGFSQVPLFFISPVAETSLAYSNILAEWLSTNKQNKVYLPEEPFPHAFLVKNARLKHFTSTYAEGFSSDYRQPCVVFCGHPSLRFGDAVHFVQMWGNNSQHTIIFTEPDFPYLDALAPFQPLAMKAVHCPIDTSLNFTQANKLIRDLKPDNLVVPECYTQPPMTAPHRSDLVIEPVGERPLITFKRGEVIKLPLKRKNGRVFIEPELAGNIVPSEVRPGLSLATVSGELEVKDNVYTIKTIEDRQSAKRKASIVSGSGAPSKEEVLRERKHEYGNVDPQELMQKLNQEGIHGAKLQHSPTSTNIHLQDEDTLIQIGDNSTHIFCNGDQKLRRRLRAIIMQCLKRF; this is translated from the exons ATGAAGCTG TACTGCCTGTCCAGCGAGCCGACAAAGCCATGCCTGGTCTTGAGCTTCAAAGGCATAACGCTAATGTTGGACTGTGGTCTGAACATGCagtcaattttgaatttcatgcCGATGCCCATGGTGCCTAGTGCCAAGTTCAACTCCCTTCCCAGTTGGGTTCCCAGGGATAACAATCAGGATTGGCAAATTGAAGGG GAGCTGAAAGAGAACTGTGGAAGAGTATTCGTTGATTCAACGCCAGAGTTTTGTCCACCGTTAGAGAAGATCACGGATTTTTCTGAGATTGATGCGATACTGATATCGAACTACACTTGCATGCTCGCACTGCCGTTCATAACAGAAGGTACGGGGTTCAAAGGTATAGTTTATGCGACGGAACCGACCCTGCAAATCGGTAGATTCTTCATGGAGGAGCTGGTTGAATTTATCGAGCAGACACCTAAGGCTATGCTGGCCAAACACTGGAAAGAAATGCTCCATGTTCTGCCTCCGCCACTCGCCGATGCCATGAAACCCAAGTCTTGGAAGCACCTCTACTCTATGGCCGCTGTCAACTCTAGCCTTGCCCACATCCAGATGGTCGGTTACGATCAGAAACTG GATATATACGGCGCCTTAACGGTGACTCCGATAAGTTCAGGTTACTGCTTGGGTAGCAGCAACTGGCTGATATCCTGTGACCATGAAAAGGTGGCCTATGTGAGCGGCTCCTCAACACTGACGACTCATCCACGACCGATGGAGCAGACGACACTGAAGCATGCCAACATGTTGATACTCACGGGCCTGACGCAAACGCCGACTGCAAATCCGGACACGATGCTTGGCGAGCTTTGCATGAccgtcg CGATGACGCTCAGAGCCGGTGGCTGTGTTTTGATTCCCTGTTATCCGTCTGGTGTTGTTTACGACCTCTTTGAATGCCTCAGCACACATTTGGATAAGTCCGGCTTCTCTCAGGTTCCACTTTTCTTCATATCGCCGGTCGCTGAAACATCTTTGgcatattcaaatattctggCCGAGTG GTTGTCGacgaacaaacaaaacaaGGTTTATCTCCCCGAGGAGCCATTCCCTCATGCTTTCTTGGTCAAGAACGCCAGACTGAAACACTTCACGTCGACATATGCTGAAGGATTTAGTTCCGACTACAGACAGCCGTGCGTTGTTTTTTGCGGACATCCGAGTCTCAGGTTTGGAGATGCTGTACACTTTGTACAGATGTGGGGAAACAACTCTCAGcacacaattattttcaccg AGCCAGATTTTCCTTATTTGGATGCCTTGGCACCATTTCAGCCGCTAGCCATGAAAGCTGTCCACTGTCCAATAGACACGTCGCTGAATTTCACCCAGGCAAACAAACTGATCCGTGATTTGAAGCCTGATAATCTCGTTGTGCCTGAATGTTATACCCAGCCGCCGATGACTGCGCCTCACAGGTCTGATTTGGTCATCGAACCTGTTGGA GAAAGACCTTTGATAACTTTCAAACGAGGCGAGGTAATAAAGCTGCCCCTGAAGCGGAAGAACGGTCGAGTATTCATAGAGCCAGAATTGGCAGGAAACATCGTGCCGAGCGAAGTTAGACCAGGACTAAGTTTGGCAACGGTTAGTGGCGAACTGGAAGTAAAAGACAACGTTTACACGATAAAG ACTATCGAGGACCGTCAAAGCGCGAAACGCAAGGCGTCGATTGTTTCGGGATCAGGTGCGCCGAGTAAGGAGGAAGTTCTACGGGAGCGCAAACACGAGTACGGAAACGTCGACCCACAGGAATTGATGCAAAAGCTGAATCAGGAGGGAATTCACGGCGCGAAATTGCAGCACAGTCCGACTTCGACGAATATTCATTTG CAAGATGAGGACACTTTGATACAGATAGGCGACAATTCGACGCACATATTCTGCAATGGTGATCAAAAACTTCGAAGAAGATTGAGAGCCATCATTATGCAGTGTCTCAAACGATTTTGA
- the LOC124183464 gene encoding integrator complex subunit 9 isoform X1, with protein MKLYCLSSEPTKPCLVLSFKGITLMLDCGLNMQSILNFMPMPMVPSAKFNSLPSWVPRDNNQDWQIEGELKENCGRVFVDSTPEFCPPLEKITDFSEIDAILISNYTCMLALPFITEGTGFKGIVYATEPTLQIGRFFMEELVEFIEQTPKAMLAKHWKEMLHVLPPPLADAMKPKSWKHLYSMAAVNSSLAHIQMVGYDQKLDIYGALTVTPISSGYCLGSSNWLISCDHEKVAYVSGSSTLTTHPRPMEQTTLKHANMLILTGLTQTPTANPDTMLGELCMTVAMTLRAGGCVLIPCYPSGVVYDLFECLSTHLDKSGFSQVPLFFISPVAETSLAYSNILAEWLSTNKQNKVYLPEEPFPHAFLVKNARLKHFTSTYAEGFSSDYRQPCVVFCGHPSLRFGDAVHFVQMWGNNSQHTIIFTEPDFPYLDALAPFQPLAMKAVHCPIDTSLNFTQANKLIRDLKPDNLVVPECYTQPPMTAPHRSDLVIEPVGERPLITFKRGEVIKLPLKRKNGRVFIEPELAGNIVPSEVRPGLSLATVSGELEVKDNVYTIKTYFQTIEDRQSAKRKASIVSGSGAPSKEEVLRERKHEYGNVDPQELMQKLNQEGIHGAKLQHSPTSTNIHLQDEDTLIQIGDNSTHIFCNGDQKLRRRLRAIIMQCLKRF; from the exons ATGAAGCTG TACTGCCTGTCCAGCGAGCCGACAAAGCCATGCCTGGTCTTGAGCTTCAAAGGCATAACGCTAATGTTGGACTGTGGTCTGAACATGCagtcaattttgaatttcatgcCGATGCCCATGGTGCCTAGTGCCAAGTTCAACTCCCTTCCCAGTTGGGTTCCCAGGGATAACAATCAGGATTGGCAAATTGAAGGG GAGCTGAAAGAGAACTGTGGAAGAGTATTCGTTGATTCAACGCCAGAGTTTTGTCCACCGTTAGAGAAGATCACGGATTTTTCTGAGATTGATGCGATACTGATATCGAACTACACTTGCATGCTCGCACTGCCGTTCATAACAGAAGGTACGGGGTTCAAAGGTATAGTTTATGCGACGGAACCGACCCTGCAAATCGGTAGATTCTTCATGGAGGAGCTGGTTGAATTTATCGAGCAGACACCTAAGGCTATGCTGGCCAAACACTGGAAAGAAATGCTCCATGTTCTGCCTCCGCCACTCGCCGATGCCATGAAACCCAAGTCTTGGAAGCACCTCTACTCTATGGCCGCTGTCAACTCTAGCCTTGCCCACATCCAGATGGTCGGTTACGATCAGAAACTG GATATATACGGCGCCTTAACGGTGACTCCGATAAGTTCAGGTTACTGCTTGGGTAGCAGCAACTGGCTGATATCCTGTGACCATGAAAAGGTGGCCTATGTGAGCGGCTCCTCAACACTGACGACTCATCCACGACCGATGGAGCAGACGACACTGAAGCATGCCAACATGTTGATACTCACGGGCCTGACGCAAACGCCGACTGCAAATCCGGACACGATGCTTGGCGAGCTTTGCATGAccgtcg CGATGACGCTCAGAGCCGGTGGCTGTGTTTTGATTCCCTGTTATCCGTCTGGTGTTGTTTACGACCTCTTTGAATGCCTCAGCACACATTTGGATAAGTCCGGCTTCTCTCAGGTTCCACTTTTCTTCATATCGCCGGTCGCTGAAACATCTTTGgcatattcaaatattctggCCGAGTG GTTGTCGacgaacaaacaaaacaaGGTTTATCTCCCCGAGGAGCCATTCCCTCATGCTTTCTTGGTCAAGAACGCCAGACTGAAACACTTCACGTCGACATATGCTGAAGGATTTAGTTCCGACTACAGACAGCCGTGCGTTGTTTTTTGCGGACATCCGAGTCTCAGGTTTGGAGATGCTGTACACTTTGTACAGATGTGGGGAAACAACTCTCAGcacacaattattttcaccg AGCCAGATTTTCCTTATTTGGATGCCTTGGCACCATTTCAGCCGCTAGCCATGAAAGCTGTCCACTGTCCAATAGACACGTCGCTGAATTTCACCCAGGCAAACAAACTGATCCGTGATTTGAAGCCTGATAATCTCGTTGTGCCTGAATGTTATACCCAGCCGCCGATGACTGCGCCTCACAGGTCTGATTTGGTCATCGAACCTGTTGGA GAAAGACCTTTGATAACTTTCAAACGAGGCGAGGTAATAAAGCTGCCCCTGAAGCGGAAGAACGGTCGAGTATTCATAGAGCCAGAATTGGCAGGAAACATCGTGCCGAGCGAAGTTAGACCAGGACTAAGTTTGGCAACGGTTAGTGGCGAACTGGAAGTAAAAGACAACGTTTACACGATAAAG ACTTATTTTCAGACTATCGAGGACCGTCAAAGCGCGAAACGCAAGGCGTCGATTGTTTCGGGATCAGGTGCGCCGAGTAAGGAGGAAGTTCTACGGGAGCGCAAACACGAGTACGGAAACGTCGACCCACAGGAATTGATGCAAAAGCTGAATCAGGAGGGAATTCACGGCGCGAAATTGCAGCACAGTCCGACTTCGACGAATATTCATTTG CAAGATGAGGACACTTTGATACAGATAGGCGACAATTCGACGCACATATTCTGCAATGGTGATCAAAAACTTCGAAGAAGATTGAGAGCCATCATTATGCAGTGTCTCAAACGATTTTGA
- the LOC124183466 gene encoding FUN14 domain-containing protein 1A isoform X2 produces MSLPVAKRGKDDANKEIIDLKDVSKEAKSMIEKILGDVSKTSATKQIVIGTASGWTTGFLTMKVGKVAAFALGGGIIILQIAAHKGYIKVNWDKIQKKAEKLSDKVEEKVTGEGPKFMDKVERFVDKKLDKAEQLLKNGESRTRRWYDVMTNNDAFKPKEIHFFLASFAAGLALGFATAN; encoded by the exons ATGAGTCTTCCTGTTGCGAAGCGAGGCAAAGACGACGCTAACAAAGAGATTATCGATCTTAAGGACGTTTCCAAAGAGGCGAAGagtatgattgaaaaaattttgggtgacgttAGCAAGACTTCGGCTACTAAGCAAATCGTCATCGGCACTGCTTCAGGATG GACAACCGGTTTCCTCACAATGAAGGTGGGAAAGGTGGCTGCGTTCGCTTTGGGTGGAGGAATTATCATTCTTCAAATAGCCGCACATAAGGGATACATAAAAGTAAATTGGGATAAGATACAGAAGAAAGCAGAAAAATTGTCCGACAAGGTGGAAGAAAAAGTAACCGGCGAAGGACCCAAATTCATGGATAAG GTGGAAAGGTTTGTTGACAAGAAATTGGACAAAGCGGAGCAGTTGTTGAAGAACGGCGAGTCTCGTACGCGTCGCTGGTACGATGTCATGACGAATAACGACGCATTCAAGCCTAAAGAGATACACTTTTTCCTTGCCTCGTTCGCGGCCGGTTTAGCACTGGGTTTTGCGACCGCCAATTAG
- the LOC124183466 gene encoding FUN14 domain-containing protein 1A isoform X1 has protein sequence MPYRRELQIFLQRNNMSLPVAKRGKDDANKEIIDLKDVSKEAKSMIEKILGDVSKTSATKQIVIGTASGWTTGFLTMKVGKVAAFALGGGIIILQIAAHKGYIKVNWDKIQKKAEKLSDKVEEKVTGEGPKFMDKVERFVDKKLDKAEQLLKNGESRTRRWYDVMTNNDAFKPKEIHFFLASFAAGLALGFATAN, from the exons ATGCCGTACCGACGTGaactgcaaatttttttacaacg AAATAACATGAGTCTTCCTGTTGCGAAGCGAGGCAAAGACGACGCTAACAAAGAGATTATCGATCTTAAGGACGTTTCCAAAGAGGCGAAGagtatgattgaaaaaattttgggtgacgttAGCAAGACTTCGGCTACTAAGCAAATCGTCATCGGCACTGCTTCAGGATG GACAACCGGTTTCCTCACAATGAAGGTGGGAAAGGTGGCTGCGTTCGCTTTGGGTGGAGGAATTATCATTCTTCAAATAGCCGCACATAAGGGATACATAAAAGTAAATTGGGATAAGATACAGAAGAAAGCAGAAAAATTGTCCGACAAGGTGGAAGAAAAAGTAACCGGCGAAGGACCCAAATTCATGGATAAG GTGGAAAGGTTTGTTGACAAGAAATTGGACAAAGCGGAGCAGTTGTTGAAGAACGGCGAGTCTCGTACGCGTCGCTGGTACGATGTCATGACGAATAACGACGCATTCAAGCCTAAAGAGATACACTTTTTCCTTGCCTCGTTCGCGGCCGGTTTAGCACTGGGTTTTGCGACCGCCAATTAG